CTTTTTTGATATAACATCTCTTTTAACCATCGGCCAATTTCTTTCTTATTATTTCTTTTGTTGATTTGAAATATTTACGTCATTCTTGATTTAACAGAGGAGAAGTTCTATTTTACTTTTTCCTTCAGCAAAGGAACCAAAAAGATAAACAAATTTTATATTTTCTTTAAGAACCATATAATTTTTTAAAGCCGAGATGATTTTTTCTAATAATAACATATCAAACCACCTGAAATTATTACACCATTATTATCCTTTTATAACCATAAAAATAACATATTACCATCTTTATCCTATCATTAACTCAAAGCCCATTCAATGAATAAATTATATTAACAAAAAGTTGATGAGTGAGAAAATATGACCTTACATCAGCCCCCAGTAATTAATTTTGTATAAAATATTAAAACATAACTTTTAATATTTCCTCAAAGGTTATACCCCCGAAATATTCTTTCAAATTAAAGCTCTTTAGGGCTTCCCCTACATCTTCTTCTTTGTAGCGGAGGCCCTTTAATTTTTCTTCTACTTCAGAAACATCCCTCATGCTCAAAAAGTCCCCGTAAAACTTTATATCGGTGATACGCCCATCCCTTACATTTATCCTTACTTCAATTTCCCCTGCATCAAAGCGCTGGGATTTTATCAAATCAAACTCGGGAGACGTGCCGAAATTCCAATCCCAAGTAGCGTATTTTTCATCCCTTAAACGGTTTATTCTTTCTAAATCTTCAGGAGTAAGGTTGTATTCGATTAAGGACTGTCCCTCGACTTCAAAAATATATTTTAATAATAATTCCTTAAATCCTTCGACGCTTATATCTTCCTTGAGATATTCTTTGATGTTGGCAACCCTGCTTTTGACGGATTTTACACCTTTAGAAGCAATCTTTTGGGGCTTGACATTTAGTGCCGAAGAAAGCCTTGTTAAATCGGAATCAAAAAGAAGCGTCCCGTGGTGTAAAAGCCTTCTTTTGTAAAGAAACTGAGCATTCCCTGATATCTTTCTTCCCTCTATGGTAATATCGTTTCTTCCGGTAAATTCAGCTTTTATACCGAGCTTTTCTAAAGCTTTTACTACAGCTTGCGCAAACCTTTCAATGCTGTTGAAAAATTCTGGTCTATAGTCCACCACATAGGTAAAATTTACATTGCCTAAGTCGTGGTAAACCGCACCGCCTCCCGAAAGCCTTCTTACAACAGCTATGTTGTTTTCTTTTACGTATTCCAGGTTAACTTCTTCTATTGCGTTTTGATTTTTACCGATTACTACTGTTGGTCGGTTCTGCCACAATATGAAATACTCCTTTGCAGGATCCATATTTTTTATCACATATTCTTCTAAAGCCATATTAAAATAAGGATCGTTGGAGCTATTTCTTATGTAAAGCAAGAATTTTCCCCCTTTTATAAATGATGTTTTTTATATATTTTCTCAAAAAAGCCAACTACAGGCAATAGGGTTTTAAAATCTATCCCATTGCACACATACCGATAACCACGAATTTATCGTCATCATCTATCACTTTCTCTATCTTTAATCCCGCATAACACATGTATTCCGCAACTTCTTGCCCGGCGGGCAGTACGTCCGAACATACCACTTTTTCTAAGGACCTGTGCAGATTGTTTATCTTTTCCCTGCTTTCAGAATGACATATTATTAACTTACCTTTAGGCTTTAACAATGAAGCCATTTTTTTAATGCTTTGTATCTTGTCGGGGAAATGAGGGAAAGACGAATAACATATAATAAAGTCAAAAGAATCGGAAAAATTATAATCCATAATGTCTCCTACGACAAAATTTACATTCGGAAAATCCTTTTCAGAAAATTTTTCACGAGCTCTCTGGATCATTTTTTCTGCAATATCAAGACCCACTATACGCCCGGATTTCCCTATCTTTTCATTAATATAAGGGACCAACACTCCGGTGCCGCATCCCACATCCAAAACAGCAGCACCTTCTGAAAAATTAACTAAATTTATTATTTCCCTCAATTTGAAAGGATCGTGTTTTACCTTATCGTCCCATTCCAAAGCCAAATTATTAAAAAATTCTTTCTGAGTCAATGCCAATTTTATCACCTTCTTTAATTTTACTCGCTTTCCCGTTTCTTGCACCAATTACAATCAACTTTACAAGAAGCGGTATCAGAATTAATTGAATTGCTATTCCCGGTAGCGCTACCACAAAAAGCCCGTATGTAAATTTTACAAAGTTAAAGGTTTTTCCTATTATAAATTCAGTTATAATCCAGTTGCTTACAATAGATACAAATCTCCCGGCAAGCATTGATGCTATCAAAGATGGATAGATTCCCAATCTGTGTTTATTATAAACTACAGACGTAACAAACCCGTATGTAAAAAGTTCTGCCATCATACTAAAAACTGCCGGTACCGGAGGCATGGAAGTAAATAGGAAGCTGAGGAATGGGGTAATTAATCCTACGGCCCCGGCAAATTTCCAGGGCAACATAAAACCAGCCATGAACACCGGCAGGTGCATGGGCAAAAAAATCTGTCCTCCTAACTTAAATGAGTGAAAAGCTACAGGTAAAAGGATACCAATGGCGATCAGCAAACCGGAAGTGGCAAGATGATAATTTTTCGATGGCATTTGAGATAACCTCCCGATATTTTTTATAATTTCAAGGCATACAGAAAAACTTTGATAAAATAAAAAACCATGAAGCCCTGACGGATTCATCCGCCATAGACCTTCATGGTCATGTTCTCATATCTTCTTGATACGTGCTTTTGACTAAATTATATGATATTGTTTGCTTTTTGTCAATCTTGTTATTGAAAGTTTAATTTCTTTAATTCTGTTGTAAAATATCGGATTCATCCTTGCCAGCATCAGGAACAAAAAGCGATTGACCAAGTTTTTCTTTACCAAATTCACCTATCACTTTTTGAGTCTCGGGACTCACCATAAATTCTACAAAGGCCTTTGCACCCTCTACATTAATCATCTTAGCAGCATTTGGGTTATTTTGCCTTACATATTCCGGATTTGTCTGCATAACATGATATATATTAAGCAATTCCTTGTCGCCTTCTTTTAATATAATAAGTCGGAGTTTTTCCTTCTTCATTAAATAAGTCGCTCTATCGGTAAGAGTATAACCACCTTTTTCAGACGCAATGTCAAGAGTAGCTCCCATACCCTGCCCCGTTGACTGATACCACTTACCAGTGGGTTGTTCTATCCCTACTTTTTTCCATAGAGCGAGTTCTTTTTTATGAGTACCCGAATTATCTCCTCTTGATATGAATAATGCTTTTTTTTCGGCAATTAATCTGAAAGCTTCTGCAGCACTTTTTGCATCCTTTACTCCAGCGGGATCGTCAGGTGGACCTACTATTATAAAGTCATTATGCATTACAAGCTGCCTGTTGATAGCAGCACCCTTTTTTACTAATTCCATCTCCGCTTCCGGTGCATGAACCAACATTACATCGGCATCTCCTTTTTCTCCCATAGCAAGAGCTTGTCCGGTTCCAACTGCAATAGTTTTTACTTTATAACCTGTTTTTTGTTCGAAAAGAGGTATAAGTACGTCTAAAAGCCCGCTATCTTGAGTGCTTGTGGTAGTAGCGAGAATAATTTCTTTACTATTTTGTATATTCTTTGATTGCCCTTGTTGTGAAATAGTTTTTTGCCCGCATGAAGTTAACAGGAATAAGAATATGCAAAGCATCAACATAAAAACAAATAATGAATTAAGTTTAGTTCTTTTTCCGTAAAACATAATTTTCCTCCTTTATCCTGATATTTCGTTATGTTTTTTAAAGCATATCGCTATTTTTATTATAATATCGCATAAAAAAATAGTAAAGAAAAATTTAAATTTTTTACATCTAAAGCATTGCAAAAACTGCACCAGTCCCCTCTCCCAAAGAGCATCTTCAAGTAAATCACACGTTCACCCTCTCAATACTCCTTCAATCTTTCATCAACTTTTGCTATTAGGGAGAAGTCATTGTCATCATGCAGCAAGTATAAATCATTTTCTATTGCGGTTTCCGCTATGAGTAAATCAATGGTACTTCGAATAGTTATTCCTTTTTTTCTGCATTTTATATACAATTTTGCAGCATTTTCATAAGACCTTACGCCATATTTCAGGTCATAAAATTTCTGAGTGCTAAAATAGTTTTTAATTAGAGCAAACTCTTTTTCATTTTTTGCTCCCTGTAATAGTTCCTGATAAATAAAGTAATTTATTCCAAAAGGTATATTTTTTTGAATTACTTCTTCAAATTTTCTAACCTGCTCTTTATTCACACCTTTTAGAAACGATATTAAAACCGATGTATCTACCAATATCATTTTTCTTCCCTCATTTTTTTGTAATCATAATTTTCATCAAACTCTATTCTGCCTTTTAAATCCATTAAGTTCTTCCTTTTACGATTTTCAACAAATTCTTTTAAAGCCAAGTTGACCACTTCTTTTTTAGTTTTTAATCCTGAAATTTTTAATGCTTCTTTAATCAAATTTTCGTCAATAATAATATTCGTCCTCATATTATACACCTCCTTATGTGTATTATAATACACATAAGATCTTTGTCAACGGCACTCAATAAGAAAGTATTGTAACATCGAAAGTTCCTTTTTTAAGCTTATAAACTTACTGAAAGTCTTTAAAATTTCAAAATTCGATACCCGCTTGTGCCGGTATGCCCTTTTTATAATGATGTTTTATCTCTTCTACCTCGCTTACCATATCCGCTATGGAAATTAATTTCTCCGATGCATACCTTCCCGTTAGGACCAAAGTAGTATTTGGCTTTTTGAATTTTATTAGATCTTCCACGTCCTCTTCCTTTAATAGACCGAAATCAACGGCCACATTTATTTCATCAAGGATCACCAGATCGTGTTCTCCTTTTTGTAATATATCTTTAGCAAGATTCAAGCCTTCTTTTGCAAGCTCTAAATCTACGGGCTCCGGATTACCTTTTCTTACAAAGGTGTCTCTGCCCTTTTGCACTACGGTGAAATTGGGGATAAATTTGGATGCTTGAATTTCTCCATATTTAGGGTTTCCCTTCATAAACTGTATCATAAAGATTTTCTGACCGTGTCCTGCAGTTCTCAATGCAAGCCCCAAGGCTGCTGTTGTTTTCCCTTTCCCATTTCCGGTGTATAAAAGCACAAGCCCTTTTTCCGCCATTTTTTAACCCTCCAAATTAAAAAATTTGATAAACATCCTCGATAAATTTTTCAACTTCATAATCCGTATGTTTAATCGATAAAAACAGGGCTTCAAACTGGGATGGAGAAATATAATTCCCTTTTAATATCATTTGCTCTGCAAAATGTCTGTAAATATTAACATTGCTTGCCTTTGCCTGCTCGTAATTCTCAACTTTGTCATTATCATTAAAAAATATGGTAAACATTGAACCAACCCTGTTAATCACAACTTTTATTCCTTTCTCGAAAAATACCTTTTTTAAACCGTCTTCTAATTTTTGTCCCAAGGATTCAAGATAAGTATAAAACTTATCCCTATTATCATAAATTTTTTTCACTGTTGCATAACCGGCAGCCATTATAACTGGATTCCCCGACATGGTTCCAGCCTGATAAACGGGTCCT
This genomic window from Thermovenabulum gondwanense contains:
- a CDS encoding nucleotidyltransferase domain-containing protein, whose product is MLLLEKIISALKNYMVLKENIKFVYLFGSFAEGKSKIELLLC
- a CDS encoding class I SAM-dependent methyltransferase, translated to MALTQKEFFNNLALEWDDKVKHDPFKLREIINLVNFSEGAAVLDVGCGTGVLVPYINEKIGKSGRIVGLDIAEKMIQRAREKFSEKDFPNVNFVVGDIMDYNFSDSFDFIICYSSFPHFPDKIQSIKKMASLLKPKGKLIICHSESREKINNLHRSLEKVVCSDVLPAGQEVAEYMCYAGLKIEKVIDDDDKFVVIGMCAMG
- a CDS encoding substrate-binding domain-containing protein codes for the protein MFYGKRTKLNSLFVFMLMLCIFLFLLTSCGQKTISQQGQSKNIQNSKEIILATTTSTQDSGLLDVLIPLFEQKTGYKVKTIAVGTGQALAMGEKGDADVMLVHAPEAEMELVKKGAAINRQLVMHNDFIIVGPPDDPAGVKDAKSAAEAFRLIAEKKALFISRGDNSGTHKKELALWKKVGIEQPTGKWYQSTGQGMGATLDIASEKGGYTLTDRATYLMKKEKLRLIILKEGDKELLNIYHVMQTNPEYVRQNNPNAAKMINVEGAKAFVEFMVSPETQKVIGEFGKEKLGQSLFVPDAGKDESDILQQN
- a CDS encoding type II toxin-antitoxin system VapB family antitoxin, whose product is MRTNIIIDENLIKEALKISGLKTKKEVVNLALKEFVENRKRKNLMDLKGRIEFDENYDYKKMREEK
- a CDS encoding lipoate--protein ligase yields the protein MLYIRNSSNDPYFNMALEEYVIKNMDPAKEYFILWQNRPTVVIGKNQNAIEEVNLEYVKENNIAVVRRLSGGGAVYHDLGNVNFTYVVDYRPEFFNSIERFAQAVVKALEKLGIKAEFTGRNDITIEGRKISGNAQFLYKRRLLHHGTLLFDSDLTRLSSALNVKPQKIASKGVKSVKSRVANIKEYLKEDISVEGFKELLLKYIFEVEGQSLIEYNLTPEDLERINRLRDEKYATWDWNFGTSPEFDLIKSQRFDAGEIEVRINVRDGRITDIKFYGDFLSMRDVSEVEEKLKGLRYKEEDVGEALKSFNLKEYFGGITFEEILKVMF
- the vapC gene encoding type II toxin-antitoxin system VapC family toxin, whose product is MILVDTSVLISFLKGVNKEQVRKFEEVIQKNIPFGINYFIYQELLQGAKNEKEFALIKNYFSTQKFYDLKYGVRSYENAAKLYIKCRKKGITIRSTIDLLIAETAIENDLYLLHDDNDFSLIAKVDERLKEY
- the cobO gene encoding cob(I)yrinic acid a,c-diamide adenosyltransferase yields the protein MAEKGLVLLYTGNGKGKTTAALGLALRTAGHGQKIFMIQFMKGNPKYGEIQASKFIPNFTVVQKGRDTFVRKGNPEPVDLELAKEGLNLAKDILQKGEHDLVILDEINVAVDFGLLKEEDVEDLIKFKKPNTTLVLTGRYASEKLISIADMVSEVEEIKHHYKKGIPAQAGIEF
- a CDS encoding ECF transporter S component produces the protein MPSKNYHLATSGLLIAIGILLPVAFHSFKLGGQIFLPMHLPVFMAGFMLPWKFAGAVGLITPFLSFLFTSMPPVPAVFSMMAELFTYGFVTSVVYNKHRLGIYPSLIASMLAGRFVSIVSNWIITEFIIGKTFNFVKFTYGLFVVALPGIAIQLILIPLLVKLIVIGARNGKASKIKEGDKIGIDSERIF